A window of the Streptomyces sp. NBC_00250 genome harbors these coding sequences:
- a CDS encoding VCBS repeat-containing protein, translating to MKHHRRITRRYLSTSVAIALAVTTGALTAPAVAAGQPAPPATAQESADEQAPLDIPADSKLLSAGPTGMLTSTGWQADTAVYRWTPHRGGATVTLPAGPKWGSTGTDLVASKSGDVYTLTDMSGESDPVVIDVSGLGTPGEPYHLRRVIGTTLLMSDYTNARWTHHLVSVVDGRTVDRPVAEPIGRFDYGLHDAGPGRIVLSYVVSGTGSSTRRFCVVDATTGEVTENYEASSGSEGVGSVARTANHLAWIAWGETPMLRYMLRGTQDVERIPLTTTGEASGVEVRLLGDWALYARPGGGTAYTGADPLHALTASSLTTGETFKVLDHVSSTAYDQEGNLLVLGGILTQGEGLYRIAPDAATGKPAATLVRGSGRPTALVVEAETLPPTGTVDFDRAGGQLTAGMTLSRPNADMTLKLTHTASGRTAEPYTYWPGGDLSRPTATWNGRFGDGYPAYDGAYTWTLTATPSNGIGPAIERKGTFTLTRSPRPRDFDGNAAPDVLIREFGFLSSYDARQILGLGSWEDADETRIGRGWNAYDRITPTGDLGGTRHGDLVARDGAGVLWSYAGRADARAPFGTRVRIGGGWQAYDKLAGGSDLTGDGRNDLLATDKTGVLWLYPGTGSTTKPFATRKKIGSGWGAYNQLTATGNLAGGPVGDLVARDRAGVLWLYLGKGDGTFAPRTRIGGGWGAFKSVVGVGDADGDGRNDLLAHEDVVGQYPLFHIYPGTGQWKAPLGSRETSVPRYENWDGDVF from the coding sequence GTGAAGCACCACAGACGCATCACCCGGCGTTACCTCAGCACCTCCGTCGCCATCGCCCTCGCGGTGACGACCGGGGCACTGACGGCTCCGGCGGTCGCCGCCGGGCAGCCGGCGCCGCCCGCCACCGCCCAGGAATCGGCGGACGAGCAGGCACCGCTCGACATCCCGGCCGACTCGAAACTGCTCAGCGCGGGTCCGACCGGAATGCTGACCAGCACGGGTTGGCAGGCGGACACAGCCGTGTACCGCTGGACGCCTCACAGGGGTGGCGCCACCGTCACGCTCCCCGCCGGGCCCAAGTGGGGTAGCACGGGCACGGACCTCGTCGCATCCAAGAGCGGGGACGTGTACACGCTCACTGACATGAGTGGGGAGTCGGATCCGGTCGTCATCGACGTATCGGGGCTCGGCACTCCCGGCGAGCCCTACCACCTGCGACGGGTCATCGGCACGACGTTGCTGATGAGCGACTACACGAACGCCCGGTGGACGCATCACCTGGTGTCCGTGGTGGACGGCCGGACCGTCGACCGCCCGGTCGCGGAGCCGATCGGCCGGTTCGACTACGGCCTGCACGATGCCGGGCCAGGGCGCATCGTCCTCAGCTACGTGGTGTCCGGGACGGGCTCGTCCACGCGGCGGTTCTGCGTGGTGGACGCGACGACCGGCGAGGTGACCGAGAACTACGAGGCGAGCTCTGGCTCGGAGGGTGTCGGTTCGGTCGCGCGAACCGCGAACCACCTTGCGTGGATCGCGTGGGGCGAGACTCCGATGCTGAGGTACATGCTCCGGGGCACGCAGGACGTCGAGCGGATACCGCTGACGACCACGGGCGAGGCGAGCGGTGTCGAGGTCCGCCTGCTCGGCGACTGGGCGCTGTACGCCCGGCCCGGCGGGGGCACGGCCTACACGGGCGCCGACCCCCTCCACGCGCTCACCGCCAGCTCCCTGACGACCGGTGAGACGTTCAAGGTCCTGGACCACGTGTCGTCGACCGCCTACGACCAGGAGGGGAACCTGCTCGTCCTCGGAGGCATCCTCACACAGGGCGAGGGCCTGTACCGGATCGCCCCCGATGCGGCCACCGGCAAGCCCGCCGCCACCCTCGTACGCGGCTCCGGCCGGCCGACCGCCCTGGTCGTGGAGGCGGAGACCCTGCCGCCGACCGGCACCGTCGACTTCGACCGCGCGGGCGGGCAGCTGACGGCCGGCATGACGCTCAGCCGCCCCAACGCGGACATGACCCTGAAGCTGACGCACACCGCCTCGGGCCGGACCGCCGAACCATACACGTACTGGCCGGGCGGAGACCTGAGCCGGCCCACCGCCACCTGGAACGGGCGTTTCGGCGACGGGTACCCGGCCTACGACGGCGCCTACACCTGGACGCTGACGGCCACACCCTCCAACGGCATCGGTCCGGCGATCGAACGTAAGGGAACCTTCACGCTCACCCGTTCCCCCCGGCCGCGCGATTTCGACGGCAACGCCGCCCCGGACGTTCTGATCCGAGAGTTCGGTTTCCTCTCCTCGTACGACGCCCGGCAGATCCTCGGCCTGGGAAGCTGGGAGGACGCGGACGAGACGCGGATCGGTCGCGGCTGGAACGCGTACGACCGGATCACCCCCACCGGCGACCTCGGCGGCACCCGTCACGGCGACCTCGTCGCCCGCGACGGCGCCGGTGTCCTCTGGTCTTACGCAGGCCGGGCCGACGCCAGGGCTCCGTTCGGCACCCGCGTCCGGATCGGCGGTGGATGGCAGGCGTACGACAAGCTTGCCGGCGGCTCCGATCTCACCGGCGACGGGCGGAACGACCTCCTCGCCACCGACAAGACCGGCGTCCTGTGGCTCTACCCCGGCACCGGCAGCACCACCAAGCCCTTCGCCACGCGCAAGAAGATCGGCAGCGGCTGGGGCGCCTACAACCAGCTCACCGCCACCGGGAACCTGGCCGGCGGCCCGGTCGGAGATCTCGTCGCCCGCGACAGGGCCGGAGTGCTCTGGCTCTACCTCGGCAAGGGCGACGGCACCTTCGCGCCCCGCACGCGGATCGGCGGCGGCTGGGGGGCGTTCAAGAGCGTCGTCGGCGTCGGCGACGCGGACGGCGACGGCCGCAACGACCTACTTGCGCACGAGGACGTCGTCGGCCAGTACCCGCTGTTCCACATCTACCCGGGCACGGGTCAGTGGAAGGCACCACTCGGATCGCGGGAGACCTCCGTTCCCCGGTACGAGAACTGGGACGGCGACGTCTTCTGA